A stretch of DNA from Gimesia chilikensis:
CCGGGTGAGACGGATAAAATGCATGCAGACTGCCTTTTGGGATATCGAGCGAAAGCCCCTGGTTCTGAGATGCAGAAGTTACGGGGCAGCTTGAGTTTTCACGCTGATTCCATTCTACAGTCAGATCAGGTTGAGCCAATACGGAATCTCGCCGATTCCAGCATCGGCGGCTGAGTTTTTCTGGTGAATCCGGGGAATCCCGGGGTGGTCTGGTTGATCTCGTGTGGTGTTTTTGTGTATACTTTTGGGCGATCCTGAAGCAGATCGTGATGTCAGGCCGGGCGTTTCCCGTCAATCAATTCCTGAAAATCAGGCTGTCTTGTGACTTTCAACCAAGATAGAGGGGGTGTTCGGTTGCAGATTTGTAAGCGGGAAGTTATTTTTGCACGCTTCAACTATAACGATCTGGTGAGAGACCAGCTGATGTAGTCGGCTGGACCCGCTGATTTTGTCTCCGGGGAGACCGGTTGGAATTGTCCTTTTTGGCCTGTTTTGAGGCCGATTTCGATCTCCGGTTCCACTGCGGAAGCCCTTTGAGACAACGATAATATTACTGTATTCACGATATCGTGTCGGATTTATCGATTCAAAGTCTTTAATGGACGAGTGGTTCGACGAGATGTGTCGAGTCACTCTTCGAGGAATGTTGGGAAATGTCAGACGATTTTGTATTGCAGCGAATCAGTGCCTCCAAACGGGAAAAACTGGGATCCATTGAAAGCCGTCGCATCCGTCGTGCAGGGCGTATTCCTGCTGTCGTGTACGGACATGAGCTGGAACCTGCCCATATCAGTGTCGACGATCACGATCTGCGTGATCTGATCAAAAACCGGGAACGGGTTTTTGAAATCGACGTGGATGGCAAAGTCGAAGAGACGATTCTACGTGATCTGCAGTGGGACACCTTTGGCACCTACATTCTGCATGTCGACCTGGTGCGGATCAACGCATCCGAGCGGGTGACTGTGGAAGTTCCTGTGACCCTGCGTGGTACTTCACCTGGTGCCCTCGATGGTGGCGTGCTGGAACAGCCTCTGCACACACTGGAACTGGACTGTCTGGCCCACAGCATTCCGGACAGCCTGCCTGTGCGAATCAACTCGCTGGAAATTGGCGATGCGATTCACGTCAGCGATATCGAAGTTCCTCGTGGAGCCAAGATTCATAACGAACCAGAACAGGTTGTGGTGCACGTTCTGCCTCCGCAGGGCGTTCCTGAACCCGGAGCTGAAGAAGGCGAAGGTCCTGACGCTCCCGAAGTTATTGGGGAATCCGAATCAGAAGAAGCAACCGAAGAATAGTTGTCCCTGGTTCAATCGCGATCAAGTAATCAGTTGTTAAGAACCTGACGGGTGGCGTTGTGAAA
This window harbors:
- a CDS encoding 50S ribosomal protein L25, with amino-acid sequence MSDDFVLQRISASKREKLGSIESRRIRRAGRIPAVVYGHELEPAHISVDDHDLRDLIKNRERVFEIDVDGKVEETILRDLQWDTFGTYILHVDLVRINASERVTVEVPVTLRGTSPGALDGGVLEQPLHTLELDCLAHSIPDSLPVRINSLEIGDAIHVSDIEVPRGAKIHNEPEQVVVHVLPPQGVPEPGAEEGEGPDAPEVIGESESEEATEE